A stretch of Corallococcus macrosporus DNA encodes these proteins:
- a CDS encoding R3H domain-containing nucleic acid-binding protein — protein sequence MAQGTPVDDDFALLVAVLPPPLQEAVRKLPQAELLEVVMDLGRPPEARLVHGVARLSETPVEPEALQAVLARVGEPGGDNRAGIERTLHRVSAIRNRQGRVVGLTLRVGRAIQGTIDMLRDLVESGRNLLLLGRPGVGKTTKLREVARVLADALGKRVMVVDTSNEIGGDGDIPHPGIGGARRMQVSRPDRQHDVMIEAVENHMPEAIVVDEIGTAAEAAAARTIAERGVQLVATAHGNTLENLVLNPTLSDLVGGVQTVTLSDDEARRRGTQKTVTERKGTPTFDIVVEMVSRDEVRVHRDTGGAVDRLLTGADVGGEKRRQQDGAVHVEAAPEVVEATPPGGRVPKGTPALGAPRPGPTRIAAHAVSRELLERVLRDLPVEAVVVGRPENADVVLTLRSRANSPRLRRAAERVGARVLAIKRNSSTEIRRALRTEFHLLEGVDPADVHAAVADAEEAIQRVLAEGISLPLSPRPSRLRKVQHTLVVKNHLEAVSVGSEPQRHLVIYPLGTVLTEASDTAPVDAEEAEPDDVEDDDASAVDEGPEDAEGTGLEASAPNERAS from the coding sequence ATGGCTCAGGGAACTCCTGTCGACGATGACTTCGCCCTGCTGGTGGCGGTGCTGCCGCCGCCGCTCCAGGAGGCGGTGCGCAAGCTGCCTCAGGCGGAGCTGCTGGAAGTGGTGATGGACCTGGGCCGGCCTCCGGAGGCGCGCCTGGTGCACGGCGTGGCCCGCCTGTCGGAGACGCCCGTGGAGCCGGAGGCGCTGCAGGCGGTGCTCGCCCGGGTGGGTGAGCCCGGCGGCGACAATCGCGCGGGCATCGAGCGCACGCTCCACCGCGTGTCCGCCATCCGCAACCGGCAGGGGCGCGTGGTGGGGCTCACGCTGCGCGTGGGGCGCGCCATCCAGGGCACCATCGACATGCTGCGCGACCTGGTGGAGTCCGGGCGCAACCTGCTGCTGCTCGGGCGGCCGGGCGTGGGCAAGACGACGAAGCTGCGCGAGGTGGCGCGCGTGCTCGCGGACGCGCTGGGCAAGCGCGTGATGGTGGTGGACACGTCCAACGAGATTGGTGGCGACGGGGACATCCCGCACCCGGGCATCGGCGGCGCCCGGCGCATGCAGGTGAGCCGGCCGGACCGCCAGCACGACGTGATGATTGAAGCAGTGGAGAACCACATGCCCGAGGCCATCGTGGTGGATGAGATTGGCACCGCCGCGGAGGCCGCCGCCGCGCGCACCATCGCGGAGCGCGGCGTGCAACTGGTGGCGACGGCGCATGGCAACACGCTGGAGAACCTGGTGCTGAACCCCACGCTGTCGGACCTGGTGGGCGGCGTGCAGACCGTCACGCTGAGCGACGACGAGGCACGACGCCGGGGTACGCAGAAGACCGTCACGGAGCGAAAGGGCACGCCCACGTTCGACATCGTGGTGGAGATGGTGAGCCGCGACGAGGTGCGCGTGCACCGGGATACGGGCGGCGCGGTGGACCGGCTGCTCACGGGCGCGGACGTGGGCGGTGAGAAGCGGCGGCAGCAGGACGGCGCCGTGCACGTGGAGGCCGCGCCGGAGGTGGTGGAGGCCACGCCGCCGGGAGGCCGCGTGCCCAAGGGGACGCCCGCGCTGGGAGCCCCCCGCCCCGGGCCCACGCGCATCGCCGCGCACGCGGTGAGCCGGGAGCTGCTGGAGCGCGTGCTGCGCGACCTGCCGGTGGAGGCCGTGGTGGTGGGCCGTCCGGAGAACGCGGACGTGGTGCTCACGCTGCGGAGCCGCGCGAACTCGCCCCGGCTGCGCCGCGCGGCCGAGCGGGTGGGGGCGCGGGTGCTGGCCATCAAGCGCAACAGCTCCACGGAGATCCGCCGTGCACTGCGCACGGAGTTCCATCTGTTGGAGGGTGTGGATCCGGCGGACGTGCACGCCGCGGTGGCGGACGCGGAGGAGGCCATCCAGCGGGTGCTCGCGGAGGGCATCAGCCTGCCGCTGTCGCCGCGCCCGTCACGCCTGAGGAAGGTGCAGCACACCCTGGTGGTGAAGAACCACCTGGAGGCCGTGAGCGTGGGCAGCGAGCCCCAGCGCCACCTGGTCATCTACCCGCTGGGCACCGTGTTGACGGAAGCCTCCGACACCGCGCCGGTGGACGCGGAGGAAGCGGAGCCGGACGACGTGGAGGATGACGACGCCTCGGCCGTGGACGAGGGACCGGAGGATGCCGAGGGCACGGGCCTGGAAGCTTCGGCTCCGAACGAACGCGCCTCTTAA
- a CDS encoding RecQ family ATP-dependent DNA helicase, translating to MSTETQDPSALWPQLEQEARERFGVEDFRPGQRDIMEAVLAGRDVLGVLPTGAGKSLTFQLPALFVPGATVVVSPLIALMHDQREHLTERYDLDAAKLDSTLSAGDLKTLQKQIRRGEHEFIYVTPEQLENPERLELLKRANVSLFVVDEAHCVSQWGHDFRPAYLSLGDAIRALGRPRVLALTATATPRVREDIRTQLGLQDPVVVCTGIQRDNLTLEVHRTVNPELKRQKLLELLRANDGSAIVYTATVRKADELWRWLRAEGMEAERYHGKLKASEREESQRRFMDGTTPVVVATKAFGLGIDKPDLRLVVHYHFPDSLESYYQEAGRAGRDGLPAKAALLYRLEDRRIQGFFLGGKYPRRDESQRLYQAATTLCAQGKAVALKRLSEASGLGDKRTRVLVAQLVAAGVLEKGARGVKQLRAFDKPEELDAYLSAYEERHDGDRDRLDAMMRYGSTTACRWKVLGTYFDEPLEEDCARCDNCRARAEGRFDARPPARTRPPVLHPQSHPEVAAAPAA from the coding sequence ATGTCTACCGAGACGCAGGACCCCTCCGCCCTCTGGCCCCAGCTCGAGCAGGAGGCGCGCGAGCGCTTCGGCGTGGAGGACTTCCGGCCCGGGCAGCGCGACATCATGGAGGCGGTGCTCGCGGGGCGCGACGTGCTGGGCGTGCTGCCCACGGGCGCGGGCAAGAGCCTCACCTTCCAGCTCCCGGCCCTCTTCGTGCCCGGCGCCACGGTGGTGGTCAGCCCGCTCATCGCGCTGATGCACGACCAGCGTGAACACCTCACGGAGCGCTACGACCTGGACGCGGCGAAGCTGGACTCCACCCTGAGCGCCGGGGACTTGAAGACGCTCCAGAAGCAGATCCGCCGGGGCGAACACGAGTTCATCTACGTCACCCCCGAGCAGCTGGAGAACCCGGAGCGGCTGGAGCTCCTGAAGCGCGCCAACGTGAGCCTCTTCGTGGTGGACGAAGCGCACTGCGTCTCGCAGTGGGGCCACGACTTCCGGCCCGCGTACCTCTCACTCGGAGACGCCATCCGCGCGCTCGGCCGGCCCCGGGTGCTGGCGCTCACGGCGACCGCCACGCCCCGCGTGCGCGAGGACATCCGCACCCAGCTGGGCCTCCAGGACCCCGTGGTGGTGTGCACCGGCATCCAGCGCGACAACCTCACACTGGAGGTCCACCGCACGGTGAACCCGGAGCTCAAGCGCCAGAAGCTGCTGGAGCTGCTGCGCGCCAACGACGGCAGCGCCATCGTCTACACGGCCACCGTGCGCAAGGCGGACGAGCTGTGGCGCTGGCTGCGCGCGGAAGGGATGGAGGCGGAGCGCTACCACGGCAAGCTCAAGGCGTCCGAGCGCGAGGAGAGCCAGCGCCGCTTCATGGACGGCACCACGCCGGTGGTGGTCGCGACGAAGGCCTTCGGGCTGGGCATCGACAAGCCGGACCTGCGGCTCGTGGTGCACTACCACTTCCCCGACTCGCTGGAGAGCTACTACCAGGAGGCGGGACGCGCGGGCCGCGACGGACTGCCCGCGAAGGCGGCGCTGCTGTACCGGCTGGAGGACCGGCGCATCCAGGGCTTCTTCCTGGGCGGCAAGTACCCGCGCCGCGACGAGAGCCAGCGCCTCTACCAGGCCGCGACCACGCTGTGCGCGCAGGGCAAGGCCGTGGCCCTCAAGCGGCTGTCCGAAGCGAGCGGCCTGGGCGACAAGCGCACCCGCGTGCTGGTGGCGCAGCTGGTGGCCGCGGGCGTGCTGGAGAAGGGTGCGCGAGGCGTGAAGCAGCTGCGCGCCTTCGACAAGCCCGAGGAGCTGGACGCGTACCTGAGCGCGTACGAGGAGCGCCACGACGGGGACCGCGACCGCCTGGACGCGATGATGCGCTACGGGAGCACCACCGCGTGCCGCTGGAAGGTGCTGGGCACCTACTTCGACGAGCCGCTGGAGGAGGACTGCGCCCGCTGCGACAACTGCCGCGCCCGCGCCGAAGGCCGCTTCGACGCCCGGCCTCCCGCCCGCACGCGCCCACCCGTACTTCACCCGCAGTCACATCCGGAGGTCGCCGCCGCCCCAGCGGCGTGA
- a CDS encoding response regulator: MDDDPLVLELVERSISRYGFDVVTTRAALGVANLLRTEQPDIVLLDVNIPALSGDRILGVVRQFAGPDTLFILYSSMDESKLRELVRASGADGYIPKGVTGPELALKLSGLHHKRMANRPTPAVRVDSVLQRDVAAPQSQSTTAQVSVASR, encoded by the coding sequence GTGGATGATGACCCACTCGTGCTCGAACTGGTGGAGCGCTCCATCAGCCGGTACGGCTTCGATGTCGTCACCACGCGCGCGGCGCTGGGCGTGGCCAACCTGCTGCGGACCGAGCAGCCGGACATCGTCCTCCTGGACGTGAACATCCCGGCGCTGAGCGGCGACCGCATCCTGGGCGTGGTGCGCCAGTTCGCGGGGCCGGACACGCTGTTCATCCTCTATTCGTCCATGGACGAGTCGAAGCTGCGCGAGCTGGTGCGCGCGTCCGGGGCGGACGGCTACATCCCCAAGGGCGTCACCGGTCCGGAGCTGGCGCTGAAGCTGTCCGGCCTGCACCACAAGCGGATGGCGAACCGGCCCACGCCCGCGGTGCGCGTGGACAGCGTGCTTCAGCGCGACGTGGCCGCGCCCCAGTCCCAGAGCACCACGGCCCAGGTGTCGGTGGCGTCGCGGTAG
- a CDS encoding GNAT family N-acetyltransferase translates to MPSNPYDVRPVRTYEELEQVQALQRRNLPPSLSPEEQQAQGFVTVQHSLDTLKCMHVLIPSIVALQGSDVVAYALVMPRECRPLVPVLDPMFALLEGLEHRGRPLRDQRFYVMGQVCVDKAHRGKGLFDALYHQHREQLRSRFDCVVTEVSVRNTRSLRAHARVGFETLHTYRDATDTWAVVLWDWGAATSR, encoded by the coding sequence ATGCCGTCGAATCCGTATGACGTGAGGCCCGTGCGGACCTACGAGGAGCTGGAGCAGGTGCAGGCCCTCCAGCGCCGCAACCTCCCTCCGTCGCTCTCACCGGAGGAGCAGCAGGCCCAGGGCTTCGTCACCGTCCAGCACAGCCTGGACACGCTGAAGTGCATGCACGTGCTCATCCCCAGCATCGTGGCCCTGCAGGGCTCCGACGTGGTGGCGTACGCGCTGGTGATGCCCCGCGAGTGCCGCCCGCTGGTCCCCGTCCTGGACCCGATGTTCGCGCTCCTCGAAGGGCTCGAACACCGGGGCCGGCCGCTCAGGGACCAGCGCTTCTACGTGATGGGGCAGGTGTGCGTGGACAAGGCCCACCGGGGGAAGGGCCTCTTCGACGCGCTCTACCACCAGCACCGCGAGCAGCTCCGCTCGCGCTTCGACTGCGTCGTCACCGAGGTCTCGGTCCGAAACACCCGCTCCCTGCGCGCGCACGCGAGGGTCGGGTTCGAGACCCTCCACACCTACCGCGACGCCACCGACACCTGGGCCGTGGTGCTCTGGGACTGGGGCGCGGCCACGTCGCGCTGA
- a CDS encoding CHAT domain-containing protein: MNGHCTHLPAFVDGELPLEHHEGFRAHLASCEDCGARFHDLLQADILGRLAAAKAAPTPEAPGASPAPWPVPSEPAEVMAPPPARRWRPQWNHLGALALALTAVSTWTARVTEDAPAPWPPPEPTRRLEARLTSAALDAHRPFAPLRGGTPVPEPVPLRELAGMEDRQDWRGIASAFLIAGDSRQALGYLGHVPASPDTDSDRAVALALAHAGTSEQAALDEALAVLEDVLRKKPDHPQALWNLALVLRNLELPLLAAEAFDAVAKLGEPGWSAEARDRAGRLREETLARGRAWKQAFAATQDLMADTTAPLPVEEASRLPGIVRLAFYDAVRAAPSKDAVLRLLPLADALDRAYGGGSVLHATVLRVAERDFEKRGPLARDYVRFVRDGALFPKAFLEALRRSGEDDLYVGALGYELKAGRPVDVAAFARAADGLGDPWFHLIAERERANLELREGQWWKAETRVLEALRTCEAERLDYRCAELHGWLTDMYLGELHRPAEAHEHALRGWRLARQHGEWQQERQFLQELAQVARFHHVAPTASAYLRESLARAPDDSRQAGYVHRNLATLAWMDFRVDEARQHLEQSMASGQPLGLNGAGALADLARFGPMPGAADALSRALSGLRQGEPRPGERALLDAIQGEFELERAPAAGRALLASALTQAEQWPDDVNARRARARASAALISDAGRAGAHEEALRLAGRQLQVMEVPERCVLAVSVQHERTLAVARGPSGAVLGDFNETRTAPLGQDASGLVPPAVQEALRGCEQVQVLAPPPVTGLPRLLPSDFAWSYRVGHATVQPPPVDSGVHLVVANVDTPPALGLARLPPMAPPAKQDARRVMLEGSRATPSRVLTAMRTATEVEIHTHGVFSPELSDASLLMLAPEGDGRYALTAQQVCAEGLTGAPLVFLAACGAARTAPFPHESFSLPVAFLDAGARAVMAATVDIPDTAGRFFSDVRERIHAGAAPSVALRDERQAWLQASPGDRWVHDVLLFE, translated from the coding sequence ATGAACGGCCACTGCACCCACCTCCCCGCCTTCGTGGACGGGGAGCTGCCCCTCGAGCACCACGAGGGCTTCCGCGCCCACCTCGCCTCCTGCGAGGACTGCGGCGCCCGGTTCCATGACCTGCTGCAGGCGGACATCCTCGGACGGCTGGCTGCCGCGAAAGCGGCGCCGACTCCCGAAGCCCCAGGGGCCTCCCCAGCCCCCTGGCCCGTCCCGTCCGAGCCCGCCGAGGTCATGGCCCCGCCGCCCGCCCGCCGCTGGCGCCCCCAATGGAACCACCTGGGGGCGCTCGCCCTGGCCCTCACCGCCGTGAGCACCTGGACGGCTCGCGTGACGGAGGATGCCCCCGCGCCGTGGCCGCCCCCCGAGCCCACGCGCCGCCTGGAGGCGCGGCTGACGTCCGCGGCCCTGGATGCACACCGTCCCTTCGCTCCCCTGCGCGGAGGGACACCCGTGCCCGAACCCGTGCCGCTGCGGGAGCTGGCCGGGATGGAGGACCGGCAGGACTGGCGGGGCATCGCCTCCGCGTTCCTGATCGCGGGCGACTCGCGGCAGGCCCTGGGCTACCTGGGCCACGTGCCCGCGTCACCGGACACGGACTCCGACCGCGCGGTGGCGCTGGCGCTGGCCCACGCGGGGACCTCCGAGCAGGCCGCGCTCGATGAGGCGCTGGCCGTGCTCGAGGACGTGCTCCGGAAGAAGCCGGACCATCCGCAGGCCCTGTGGAACCTGGCGCTGGTCCTGCGGAACCTGGAGCTGCCCCTGCTGGCGGCGGAGGCCTTCGACGCCGTGGCGAAGCTGGGCGAGCCCGGCTGGAGCGCGGAGGCCCGGGACCGTGCGGGCCGCTTGCGCGAAGAGACCCTGGCTCGCGGCCGCGCCTGGAAGCAGGCGTTCGCGGCGACGCAGGACCTGATGGCGGACACGACCGCGCCGCTCCCGGTGGAGGAGGCCTCGCGGCTGCCCGGCATCGTGCGGCTGGCGTTCTATGACGCGGTCCGCGCGGCGCCGTCGAAGGACGCGGTGCTGCGGCTGCTGCCGCTCGCGGACGCCCTGGACCGGGCCTACGGCGGCGGCTCGGTGCTCCATGCGACCGTGCTGCGCGTGGCGGAGCGGGACTTCGAGAAGCGTGGGCCGCTCGCGCGGGACTACGTGCGGTTCGTGCGCGACGGGGCGCTGTTCCCGAAGGCCTTCCTGGAGGCGCTGCGACGTTCAGGGGAGGACGACCTGTACGTGGGGGCGCTCGGGTACGAGCTCAAGGCGGGGCGGCCCGTGGACGTGGCGGCGTTCGCTCGCGCCGCGGACGGATTGGGGGATCCGTGGTTCCACCTCATCGCCGAACGCGAGCGCGCCAACCTGGAGCTGCGCGAGGGACAGTGGTGGAAGGCGGAGACGCGCGTCCTGGAGGCGCTGCGCACGTGCGAGGCGGAGCGGTTGGACTACCGCTGCGCCGAGCTGCACGGGTGGCTCACGGACATGTACCTGGGCGAGCTGCACCGTCCCGCCGAGGCCCATGAGCACGCGCTGCGCGGCTGGCGGCTCGCGAGGCAGCACGGCGAGTGGCAGCAGGAGCGGCAGTTCCTGCAGGAGCTGGCGCAGGTGGCGCGCTTCCATCATGTCGCGCCCACCGCGAGCGCGTACCTGCGGGAGTCGCTGGCTCGCGCGCCGGATGACTCACGGCAGGCGGGCTATGTGCACCGCAACCTGGCGACCCTGGCGTGGATGGACTTCCGCGTGGACGAGGCCCGTCAGCACCTGGAGCAGTCGATGGCGTCCGGCCAGCCGCTGGGGCTGAACGGCGCGGGCGCGCTCGCGGACCTGGCCCGCTTCGGTCCCATGCCTGGAGCGGCGGACGCGCTGTCTCGCGCGCTCTCCGGACTGAGGCAGGGCGAGCCGCGCCCCGGTGAGCGCGCGTTGCTGGACGCCATCCAAGGGGAGTTCGAGCTGGAGCGCGCCCCCGCCGCGGGACGCGCGCTGCTGGCGAGCGCCCTCACGCAAGCGGAGCAATGGCCCGACGACGTGAATGCCCGCCGCGCGCGGGCCCGCGCCTCCGCCGCGCTCATCTCCGACGCCGGACGCGCGGGTGCGCACGAGGAGGCGCTCAGGCTCGCGGGCCGTCAGCTCCAGGTGATGGAGGTGCCGGAGCGCTGCGTGCTCGCGGTGTCGGTGCAGCACGAGCGCACGCTCGCGGTGGCGCGGGGTCCTTCCGGCGCGGTGCTCGGGGACTTCAACGAGACCCGCACGGCGCCGCTCGGGCAGGACGCCTCCGGGCTGGTCCCGCCCGCGGTGCAGGAAGCGCTGCGCGGCTGCGAACAGGTGCAGGTGCTGGCCCCGCCTCCGGTGACGGGCCTGCCCCGGCTGCTGCCCTCGGACTTCGCCTGGAGCTACCGCGTGGGGCATGCGACGGTGCAACCTCCTCCGGTGGACAGCGGTGTCCACCTGGTCGTCGCCAACGTGGACACGCCTCCCGCGCTGGGCCTTGCCCGTCTGCCGCCGATGGCGCCTCCCGCGAAGCAGGACGCCCGGCGCGTGATGCTGGAGGGCTCGCGGGCCACGCCGTCACGTGTGCTGACGGCGATGCGCACCGCCACCGAGGTGGAGATCCACACGCATGGCGTGTTCAGCCCGGAGCTGTCGGACGCCTCGCTCCTCATGCTGGCTCCGGAGGGGGATGGCCGTTACGCGCTCACCGCCCAGCAGGTGTGCGCTGAAGGGCTCACGGGCGCGCCGCTGGTGTTCCTGGCCGCTTGTGGCGCCGCTCGCACCGCGCCCTTCCCTCATGAGTCCTTCAGCCTGCCGGTGGCCTTCCTCGACGCCGGGGCTCGCGCGGTGATGGCCGCCACGGTGGACATCCCGGACACCGCGGGCCGCTTCTTCAGCGACGTGCGCGAGCGCATCCACGCGGGCGCCGCCCCCAGCGTGGCCCTGCGCGACGAGCGCCAGGCGTGGCTCCAGGCCTCCCCTGGAGACCGCTGGGTGCACGACGTGCTCCTCTTCGAATGA